The segment ctaaaaattagggttttggcatCTGCTCacgtacgctgcacgtactcctggtacgctgcgcgtacgtgCGCGCGCCTCCCACATCCAATGTATGTCTCTACGCCCCACGTACACCAAGGCTACGCTCAGCGTACGTCTTACGGACGGCCCAAATCCTTGGCCCATTTGTTTAAGTCCAAACCAAAAGTCCTTTTATCCACATTTGGCCGAACAATAATTAAAGAAatagttaataattaataccTCAATTGACGGTCGATACAATTTACCTCATGAACCCTAAtttgaatttaataaaaatagtTAGGGTTTGGATTAATGATATTGATTGGAGTAAGAATAATAATGATGaaagttttattgaatatttttttatgttttaatcaATGAGTTGAGAGTTGATTCCtataaaacttgaattttagaaaaTGATGAATTGGGTGTATTATGCATGTAGCTTAAAGCAATAAAGctcaataaaattttatttttataatttatatgaaCTAGTATGTTGAATAATGTAGTAGATATCTTTATTTTTATTGAGCCATTTGCTATAAATCTAAATGGCATATCTAAATGATATAAAAGTGTATGAATGATTTGGTTCTTGTAGCATCTTTGGGTATCAAGGTTGAGGATAGAGGTTCATGTGTCAGGACACCAAACTAGCAACACGTGATAAGGTGagtaaaaacttttttttactttttaacaTAAATTTTGTTATTACCATAATGTGTTACTGTATACATATTATTGTATATGGTTTGGGATGAATAATGGAACTAGCAAATCTTGGTGATGAAATGATAAGGTTCCAAATCGATAGAAATTGGGATAGTCCTTATGATTGTGCATCCCGAATGTGAATTTGTTGATGTGGTGGTCTTAGTGACCTAAATACCACAAGATGGAATATAATTGAATTGATGGTCTTTGTTACAGAAATACCACAAGATGGAAAAGAATTAAATTGATGCTCTTAGTGACTGAAATattaaaacatggaaaataattGAATTTGTGGTCTTTATAACAATAACACCAATAAGAAGGATGATAGTAATAATCTTGGTGATAACAGTACTTTGACTGAAAAGTGTAAGGAATGATTGaaaatattatatgttataaaGAATTGATTTTGAtaattatatttaagttgatgaAAATGGTTATAATACACTAAGCGTATAGCTTATTTTAGATATTATTAATGTATTTTTCGGGAGCTTAAGGAGTTAATGGTTAAAATCTTTTCGAAGGAAAGAAGTGGTAGAAGTTTTATATGTATATTATCAAACATACAGTTTAGTAATTGTAACAACACAATATGATCATTCGGCTATCTTTTATATACCGATCAAAGTTGAAAAATTAATGTGTACTATGTATGAAACCTTTATtgtataatatttttatattgataaaaagaaaaaagtttgGGTGTAAAATTTTGTCGAAATTTATGGGTTTTACAATAAAAACCCTTCTATGTAGTACTTAGATGTAGATGACCTGGTTAACTATGGTTTATTTTTTGAGTTGAATTTATGAAGTTGATTTTTATTACTTACTCCTATGTTGCACGTAATTTAGACTATCAATCTATGTATAGTAACTTGAATCTTAATCGTTTGTGATCGTAAATTGTTAAGACTAGTGATTGAACAAATCCTAGCATTTGACGGTATTAATTAGTAATTTTGACATTTAAGAGACCATAAGTTTAACAAATTGTGCTAGGTTAAATTCTTATGATCATTACGATTAGGCATTAGATTGATCATAAACAATTCGATCATTTAAATTGACTATTAAGTTGCTAGTTTCATTAACACTGATTTCCTTGCTTTTTGGTCACTTGTATTAGAAATTGGATCATAATTATTGCTAGTCATCTTATGAATCCGTAATCCAATTATTTAATTCATTACACTATCAAAAAAATCACCATAGGACATAGAAGATTCGAAATCTGAGTAGAAGTGCTTCAATGTTACAGTTCTTAGTCTAAGTTCTTCATTTTGTTGATTGCTTAAATAGTTTAGTTTCTTGAATTTACAGATGATAATAGAAATTCATGGACTTGATCCATGATTGACACATTATTTTTCATATAAAGTTCAAGGAACTTAAAATTAATGATGTTATCCGCTCCTTCCTTTTCATCATTGTACTTTTCATCCAAAGTGTTCCAGATAATTGCCTTTGTAGATTTCATTGTTGAGTCCATGTCGCAGTAAGAGTGCTTAGAATGTATCCTctacatagcatatcatcatgtTCATGTTGTCTTTGTTCTTTTTCATTATACACAACAATATGGGTTGTTTCCACAACATAGTAAACATTTACAACAACCAACATAAACTTCATCTTATCCTTCCAGGTGGTAAAATTTTATGAGATCTTGATAAACCGGTAGTTGAAGAATTGTGCTTCAAGCATCCATGTAAAATTATCATTAAATTTGTTATAACAGAAGTACGTATTAAAAcagaaaactaaaaactaaaataatGATGTTATGAAATCACTATCCTTAAGGaaaattcccccccccccccccccccccccccctttggttATATGTATAAGATTTCTCAAGACCTCCTTGAATTTAAAGGATGTAGGCAACAATCCTACAACCCTCTCTCATAAACACGACAGACTTCATATTTATGCAATAATGGTGATGAAGATGAAAAGTAAGTAACCAAAAATGAACCTGAACTATTCATAGTTGTATTTCCTCAAAAATCCAATCAGATGCAACCCTTCATGAAGAAATGCAAAGGTATTTGACCTAATAAACCCACCAGAAGTTTCTTTGCCCATCAATATGCCCATGATCAATATGTGATACATTATTAATTAAGGAAAAAACTAATAACCATATAGAAATTAATATGTGAGAAATATTATATGCTCACCCCTAGGCAATTGTAACCTAGAAACGATATTACATGTTCTAATGGATTGGCAATTAAGAACCAAGGTGAAATAGATTTTAGTGAAATGGTTTGAGGCCTTTCCTTGTGGAAATCTTACTTTGGATTAGTTTCTTAATGAGGTCATTTTTTTGGGATGAACAAATAGTCCACGGGAATTGTTGAGGTGGTGATTTTGGGTTTTCTCTGGGTTATTTGAAAGCAGTGGAACAAAGTTATTTTCAATGGTATAAGGTGATGAATGGTGTGTTACTCCTTTGGCTAAAGAATATATCGAAGTTTGGTAGGTTTATCGATTGCAATATATAGATGGCCACTGTGGCGATCTCTTTAGTGCTCATTAATAAAATGTATGTGATGTTCAAAACAAATTGTATCTATGTATTTCAGTTTGCTGATGTACAATAGTGATGTTAGAGATATATAGTGTCCTTCCAAGTTGTTATTCTCATAAAATAGATTGAAGGGGACATAATATGATTAATAAGAAACATAAACCTTTATTTGAGAATATCCAGGTTAATTTATACTTCTTGGAAGTGCTACTTTGACTCAAGTACTAGGCTTCCAATCCGCATAATCCTGCTGCATGTTATCTTGTCATATAAACATTATGAAATCTAGGATATATATCTCCTCTTTGTTGTTCAACTTGGTAGCAGTTAAGAAAAACATTGGTAAACCAATGACAATTTTTTGTCACTTGACAATTATTTTTGCATAGGAAATTTTAGCAAGTAAGCTATTGTTTACAACACATACACAGAAATTTACGTGAAGTTCTTGTACACACACACTTAGCAATTTtaaatatgagagagagagagagatccatGCAACAAAGAAAGGTCGGTGAGATTAATGGAAAACTCTTTATAAGTCgatgatttcatggtttattttgaACTCACACTTCTTCATTTGATGCAGTAATAATACAAAGGTTTGGGCGATTTCAGTTTTTGGTTCTGCCAAATCATAACTTGAGATTTAAGTCGAGAAAACATGGATCAGACTGCTGGGAAGCTGGCTGTGGATTGTAATAAAATGATCCTGACCACTCCAAGTCCACCGAATCCTCTATAGCATAAGGATGCACACAAGCTACACCAAATCCATCTCCATCGTCCAACAACCTTGCAACATGGGTTTCTCCATCTCTTGCTGGTGTGTTAACAACCAAGTTTGAATGCACGTTCATTATTGATTGATTAATTTTGAATTCACGGTATCTTTTAGCTGCAACTCTCTCCCTTCTGTGGCCATTTTGATGTCCTCCTAATGCTTGTGGACTGTAGAACTTTTTCCTGCAAAAGCTGCACGTATACTTCATGGATGTGGTTGGTCTTGAGCTTGAAGATGAGCCACCTAAATATGGCCCTAGGCTAAGCTTCAGCCACTGTTTTTGAGCATCTCCACTTTTATCTCTTCTAGGATCCATTGAAAAATAATTAACGTTGAACAACACTAATAATTGTGAGGAAACGAATGCATGAGAAAGAAGCTCTTTATACAACAGCCTTAGAAGAGGATGTTATATGCTCTTTCACACACACAAATAGTTACTTCAAACTAGAATAAATATCTCCTATTTTATTGTCTACTGCCCAAAAATATGTTCTGTTACCATTATAATAGTATAAATTTATGTATTTCATTAATACCATTATATTATATCCCTCACTCAAATAAAAGATCAAAATTAAACAAAGACACTCATCACTCATACATAAGGATACACCTAGTAAATTAGGGGTCTTTTATCTAATTAACTCCACAGAACTTGAAGATaaagattatattttataaaatccatGTAAATTGAAAACATTATTTGTTTTTCCTCTGGAGTGGAAATGCCATCACTCAAATGTCTCTATCATTTGATTCTCTCTGTTCGTAAGGGTAATGTGCTGTCGCTCTTTCCAAGCAATTCTAATTCCCCCACTTTTTCTATCGCCTAGTGCATTTTGTCCATCCTCCTTGGAGGCATCATTTACATTATCTTTAATAATCTAACTTACACTATTAGACTGCAGGGTAATGTAGAAAGAAAATTGATACAATAATCTAAAGTTCATCCACTCTAAGCTAAAGTAAAGGCGATTAGCCCATAATCTCATAATAGTCATACTTAAATTTAATTTTAGTAAACAtgataataaaagaaattgaatgaTTTCCACCTAATTCAATCTTTGATTCTTCAAGATCTCACTCCAATGATGATTTATGGCTCCGATTTCTTTCCAGAAAGGGTTATGATTGCTCAAAAACGTCTCTAATTAACTTCATACACAAGGTTTGCACACCCTAAAAAACAtcggagaggttctatttataattTTCGATAACTGACTCATTACGCATAGCATGAGATTGAAATACACGCTGCGTTCTCTCGTGTTTACCCGATAAGTCACGACTATTACTACAACCCGACATGTGAAGTCTTTAGGACGCATCGCATTTGACATGTATCCTTCATATGGTCATCAAAGTCTTTAAGCTCTACATGTCGTATTTATAGAGTGGACAACTGGAAATGTCGCGATGTTGTCTTTTGCTCCATGTTTTGATCCTTGTGGTCCAACTTCGGTTTTCACCTCCTTTTAAATCCAAAAGTGCATTTTAGCTACAAAACAACATTCCAAGGGTAATCGGTATCATTTATTTTACTTTGTATCAATAGATAGCTCAAAACATTAAGATATCACatgaaatacatatatgtatagtAAGCCAAGTCAAAATTCTGCAAACTTGGACCTTGTTTATCCTTAAGCAAAGTAGAATCAACtaaaacaaaaatcacaattcTTATCCAGCATTACTAAAATAAAGCTTCATTTCCCAATACCGTACAAAATAATTTAGAACAAGGGCAATAATTATACCTAGAATCAtgcatatgtgtgtgtttttttgGTCTTTTTTGGCTTTTAAAGCTCCAAATACTCATATGTCTCATAAATGTTCACCATTTAATTTGAAAAATACTTGGCATCCCCTAACAATAACTGAGCCTCAACGTACGTTTTCCAAGTTCTTAAGCTTCTTGactcaaaaaataataataataataaaataaaaactaataacTTATTATCTACACTTTTTCCcttttttctctcttttcttttacttgttattttcatttctttatttatttggctcttttttcttttgttctatttttttttgtcctttcactcttttttttttactcttttatcaaataacaatttttttttctattttatttgttCTTATCATAAAAATAATGTATGGACTTAATAACTAACGAAATCCATGAGTTTTAATGAAAACCATATAATGGACTTCTCTGCAATCTAGTGTGAGTCGATATGTGTCAGGTGAAACAGATGTAGAATATCCATTGGCGTATAGAAATTGAATTGCAAAGGCTACATACCGACTAACTAAATTTTCAAGGGGTTTATTTAGGTCAGCAATATAAGAAAATTATATCCCTCAAATCACACAATCACCCATTTTTGGATCATGATTCCACTGAAACATAAAAAATCCACATACATATGATAACATTACAGATATGGAAAAACTTAGAAATCGTTTTAAATAATTCTATGTGACACTAATAACCGTAAACTGGTTGGAACGAAGCTAAAATAAACTTATAAATTTTAGGTTCAATTAAAGATTAGCATGCAAATTCTGATTTTCAACTCCTATCCCACACTTAGATAAAGAATATGGAAAATGAACAAACTCCCTTATGATAGTAGTGCAAGATTGAACTTTTGAGTACGGTATGTATGATCTTTGTAATACGGGTAAAACTGCACATTTCGGCCAAAACATATATAAAGGTACAATATGGACACAACAATTACGCAACACGCGAAGAGGATTGACACGTTGTGTATCTTGAGTATGTGTAATTCTAGCGAAATTGTAACTTGGACGTGATGAACAAATATGATTGCACGTCTTTTTTGTTGTAAATGGGAGTCTCCTTCACGAGAAAAAAATAAACATGATGAGTACTAGTCATACACGTGTCTTATTCTGTGGTCAGAACAGAACAAATTCTTCGCAATGAGAAAATCGGACATGAACAGTGGTGATCAAATACCTGCCTCATCTAATGTGTAAGCTCTATTCCATACTTAATCAGTTTTAGCTTAAAAAAATGAAAGTCACACTTCAACTTTCCAAAGCATCGCACACTTAAGGTCTTGCCAACTCCATCTCTATATTACTTATAGCAGCTTAATCATTGAAGCGAATGCCATGATTCTAACAGTGTATGGAAAgatataaaaacatcaaaaagaaCATCACTTTAGAAAACAAAAGCATCACATAAAATCAAAATATTAAACACCCAAAAAAATAAGTACAAAGTTTTTTAAGCAAATTGAACCAAAACAACTAAAGGATAGACATGACAACCTATTCACTCATCATCCAATAGATTATGTACTCAAGATCGACCCTCTCATACACCATCAACTTGCCTATAAGGAAATGGGTATAGTGTTGTGAACCCCTTATAGTCAAAGAATTCACCTAGCAAATTTCCAACCCATTGAAAACTTTTCCTCATCTAGCTAATGTCTTTTTGCATCTACTCCATTCTTTTTGCTAAATCACTCATTCTAGTCGCTACCTCATTACCATCCCCAGTAATAAATCTCccttttttctttctctttttccAACCACTCTCTGATCTACAATAACCTGGTCTATTACATAAATCTTCATAACCTTATCTATACCTTTTGTAATAATCGCCATACCCTCCAAAAATCCTAAATACATACAATTTGGTACAACCCCAACTAATTGTTGAACAAGATCATATGTCAATATCCCATACAAGCGAGTTATACAAATAATAAAGTTTCCATTTCATATTGAACTGTATGCTTCGTTCCTATGGATTTTCTTCTAAGAAAAGTAATAACTGATTAGGGAGGTTTAAGTGGATGCTTAGGTTGAGATGGTCTATGAGAAACACAAGAAATTAGGGTCTTTACCTACACATAAATTACCCACACATATGTATGGGTAgttgaaaataataaattttcataacatataacactTAATATAACACTTAATATAAGTAGGTAATACCTTATAGTAACATTTTATGTCCGGGGAAATTTTTCCTCCAAGATTTGTGATTTAAGTATTGTGAAATTACCCACACATGtcaaattttttatttatgtgtAGGTAATGTACCtacatgtaacgtcccaaaaaaccctaccaaaaatttttctttaaatcattactaaaaccatttttataaaaacaaatcataaagcataacataattcagagtattaattccaaaacataatttcattatcagagtaaaacatctcaggatgactaatcaatggtgtgtgccatgcgatcaccccgagctcttccctccgctaccgaaactacctgaaaccaaaactgaaaaccgtaagcacgaagc is part of the Lactuca sativa cultivar Salinas chromosome 7, Lsat_Salinas_v11, whole genome shotgun sequence genome and harbors:
- the LOC111904262 gene encoding zinc finger protein 7 codes for the protein MDPRRDKSGDAQKQWLKLSLGPYLGGSSSSSRPTTSMKYTCSFCRKKFYSPQALGGHQNGHRRERVAAKRYREFKINQSIMNVHSNLVVNTPARDGETHVARLLDDGDGFGVACVHPYAIEDSVDLEWSGSFYYNPQPASQQSDPCFLDLNLKL